Within the Thermoproteales archaeon genome, the region AAAATTTGGGATTTGAATTACACTGGTGGTGGAGGTGGTGCTGGTTTTTTAGATCTTACCAGTAGGAAGTATATTATCAAGCCAATGATTCCGAGAACTAGGACGATTAATGCCCATAGCACTCCATTTTCGCCACGCT harbors:
- a CDS encoding PLDc N-terminal domain-containing protein produces the protein MQPMPPIFAFLPAMVAIAVGLVMLIIWLFVCFWVYKDANKRGENGVLWALIVLVLGIIGLIIYFLLVRSKKPAPPPPPV